From the genome of Vigna angularis cultivar LongXiaoDou No.4 chromosome 11, ASM1680809v1, whole genome shotgun sequence, one region includes:
- the LOC108333353 gene encoding probable carboxylesterase 15 translates to MVQQKNLVDEVSGWLRIYDDGSVDRTWTGPAQFKFMSDPVPSHEKFIDGIAVRDTIISREGHDLRVRLYLPEKALESKKKLPIILHFQGGGFCISEPDWFMYYQIYVRVALSTQAIVVSPFLRRAPEHRLPTAIDDAFDTLLWLQSVARSGSREPWLEQHGDFNRLFLIGDSSGGNVVHEVASRAGSVDLSPVRVAGAIPVHPGFVRSERSRSELKMPQSPFLTLDMLDKFLELALPVGATKDHPITCPMGEAAPALEGLKLPAVLLCVAEMDLVRDTEMEYYEAMKKANKDVELYVSHGMSHSFYLNKVAVDTDPNVSAKTDAFITKIKEFIQEH, encoded by the coding sequence ATGGTGCAGCAAAAGAACCTAGTTGATGAAGTGTCCGGTTGGCTCAGAATCTATGATGACGGTTCGGTCGACCGGACATGGACCGGACCGGCCCAGTTCAAGTTTATGTCTGATCCGGTTCCTTCTCATGAAAAATTTATAGATGGTATTGCAGTTCGTGATACCATCATTTCTCGTGAAGGCCATGACCTCCGTGTTCGATTATACTTGCCGGAGAAAGCGttggaaagtaaaaaaaagttacCCATCATTCTTCATTTTCAGGGTGGTGGGTTTTGCATCAGTGAACCGGACTGGTTCATGTACTACCAAATTTACGTTCGAGTTGCCCTTTCAACTCAGGCAATTGTAGTTTCTCCTTTCCTCCGACGTGCACCGGAGCACCGTCTCCCAACCGCCATTGATGACGCCTTTGACACCCTCCTCTGGCTCCAATCTGTGGCCCGGTCCGGTTCGCGTGAACCGTGGCTCGAGCAACATGGGGACTTCAACCGGCTTTTTCTCATAGGGGACAGTTCTGGCGGGAACGTGGTGCATGAGGTGGCTTCAAGGGCCGGTTCAGTGGACCTAAGCCCGGTTCGGGTTGCAGGAGCGATCCCGGTTCACCCCGGGTTCGTCCGGTCAGAGCGGAGCCGGTCCGAGCTGAAAATGCCACAATCACCGTTTTTAACGTTGGACATGCTCGACAAGTTCCTAGAGTTAGCACTGCCGGTCGGGGCGACGAAGGACCACCCAATAACGTGCCCGATGGGTGAGGCGGCACCGGCTCTTGAAGGGCTGAAACTGCCGGCGGTGCTGCTGTGCGTGGCGGAGATGGACTTGGTGAGGGACACGGAGATGGAGTACTATGAGGCCATGAAGAAAGCCAACAAGGACGTTGAACTTTATGTGAGCCATGGAATGAGTCATAGTTTTTATTTGAACAAGGTTGCTGTGGATACGGACCCCAATGTTAGTGCAAAAACCGATGCTTTCATAACTAAGATCAAGGAGTTCATCCAGGAGCACTG